Proteins from a single region of Hordeum vulgare subsp. vulgare chromosome 6H, MorexV3_pseudomolecules_assembly, whole genome shotgun sequence:
- the LOC123403415 gene encoding ATPase GET3B has translation MLATASPHLHAAAHRLSLAAPARLPLRRPLRYPSLRLRASAAAEAAPSAKEGAEALGFEEMAARTTRRYYMLGGKGGVGKTSCAASLAVRFANSGHPTLVVSTDPAHSLSDSFAQDLTGGALAPVEGTDSPLFALEINPEKSREEFRTINQKNGGTGVKDFMDGMGLGILAEQLGELKLGELLDTPPPGLDEAIAISKVIQFLEAPEYSMFSRIVFDTAPTGHTLRLLSLPDFLDASIGKILKLRSKIASATSAIKSVFGQEVQQQDAANKLEQLRERMVKVRELFRDTESTEFIIVTIPTVMAISESARLHSSLQKESVPVRRLIVNQVLPPSSSDCKFCAIKRKDQTRALDMIKSDPELMGLNIMQAPLVDMEIRGVPALKFLGDIVWK, from the exons ATGCTCGCGACAGCCTCGCCGCACCTCCACGCCGCGGCGCATCGCCTCTCCCTGGCGGCGCCCGCGCGCCTCCCGTTAAGGCGCCCCCTCCGCTACCCGTCGCTGCGCCTGCGCGCCTCGGCCGCGGCGGAGGCCGCCCCGTCCGCGAAGGAGGGGGCCGAGGCGCTGGGGTTCGAGGAGATGGCCGCCCGCACGACGCGGCGGTACTACATGCTCGGCGGGAAGGGGGGCGTCGGGAAGACGAGCTGCGCGGCGTCGCTGGCCGTGCGCTTCGCCAACAGCGGCCATCCCACCCTCGTTGTCTCCACCGACCCTGCCCACTCGCTGAGCGATTCGTTTGCGCAG GATTTGACTGGCGGGGCTCTCGCACCTGTCGAAGGTACCGATTCGCCATTGTTTGCGCTTGAG ATAAATCCTGAGAAGTCTCGTGAAGAGTTTCGGACAATAAATCAAAAGAATGGAGGGACCGGAGTAAAAGATTTCATGGATGGCATGGGCCTAGGGATTCTTGCTGAGCAG CTTGGGGAGTTAAAACTGGGGGAGTTATTGGACACACCACCACCAGGATTGGATGAAGCAATAGCAATTTCAAAG GTTATACAATTCCTCGAAGCACCGGAGTATAGCATGTTTAGCCGCATTGTATTTGACACTGCTCCTACG GGCCATACACTCCGATTATTATCTTTGCCAGACTTCCTTGATGCATCCATTGGGAAGATCTTGAAG CTTAGGAGCAAGATTGCTTCAGCAACATCTGCTATTAAGTCAGTATTTGGACAAGAAGTTCAACAGCAGGATGCA GCAAACAAATTGGAGCAACTCAGAGAAAGGATGGTCAAGGTGCGAGAGCTTTTCCGTGATACAGAATCGACTGAATTTATTATTGTGACGATTCCAACG GTCATGGCAATCAGTGAATCAGCGAGATTGCATTCTTCCTTGCAAAAGGAAAGTGTTCCTGTAAGGAGACTTATTGTTAACCAAGTTCTACCACCTTCATCATCAGACTGTAAATTTTGTGCTATAAAAAGAAAG GATCAAACACGTGCTTTGGATATGATAAAGAGTGATCCAGAGTTGATGGGGTTGAACATAATGCAAGCACCTCTCGTGGACATGGAAATTAGAGGAGTTCCTGCTCTGAAGTTTTTGGGTGATATAGTGTGGAAGTGA